In one Populus nigra chromosome 12, ddPopNigr1.1, whole genome shotgun sequence genomic region, the following are encoded:
- the LOC133668887 gene encoding alkylated DNA repair protein ALKBH6 homolog isoform X2 produces the protein MEGNLNEFLVGQLPTVIYTPHFITETEETHLLQKIYEAPLSKWKSLKNRRLQNWVPPWLTMITQRISEESGLFPSAINHVLINEYLPDQGIMPHQDGPAYFPVVAILSLGSPVVMDFTPHSRLRTCTDTWKNEVDEQNFGREAKETETEQMDNPETSVLLMPRSLLIFKDNAYSDYLHGIKDSEVHHCDKAINEVEALAHDKLNEPSFGTESAAVQDVGSGDRNAIHRTAKRISLTCRVVLKVHKNIFKF, from the exons ATGGAAGGAAATTTGAATGAATTTCTAGTAGGGCAGCTGCCAACTGTCATCTACACTCCTCATTTTATCACAGAGACTGAAGAAACCCATCTTCTACAAAAG ATTTATGAAGCCCCTTTATCAAAGTGGAAATCTTTGAAGAACAGAAGACTTCAGAATTGGG TGCCTCCCTGGTTAACGATGATTACACAAAGAATATCAGAAGAATCAGGGCTGTTCCCCTCAGCAATCAATCACGTTCTCATCAATGAATACCTTCCTGACCAGGGAATaatg CCCCACCAGGATGGACCTGCATATTTTCCTGTAGTAGCTATACTTTCTCTTGGATCGCCTGTTGTCATGGATTTCACTCCACATTCACGGTTAAGAACATGCACAGACACGTGGAAAAATGAAGTTGATGAGCAAAATTTTGGTCGAGAAGCTAAAGAGACTGAGACAGAACAGATGGATAATCCTGAAACTTCAGTTCTATTGATGCCTCGGAGTCTACTTATATTCAAGGACAATGCCTACTCAG ACTACTTGCATGGCATAAAAGATAGCGAGGTTCATCATTGTGATAAG GCCATAAATGAAGTTGAAGCTCTTGCACATGATAAACTCAATGAACCCTCTTTTGGCACTGAGAGTGCTGCTGTTCAAGATGTGGGAAGTGGAGATCGCAATGCCATCCATCGGACAGCAAAAAGAATTTCATTGACTTGTCGAGTAGTGTTGAAGGTTCA
- the LOC133668887 gene encoding alkylated DNA repair protein ALKBH6 homolog isoform X1 — protein MEGNLNEFLVGQLPTVIYTPHFITETEETHLLQKIYEAPLSKWKSLKNRRLQNWGGIVHEKGLLPQDLPPWLTMITQRISEESGLFPSAINHVLINEYLPDQGIMPHQDGPAYFPVVAILSLGSPVVMDFTPHSRLRTCTDTWKNEVDEQNFGREAKETETEQMDNPETSVLLMPRSLLIFKDNAYSDYLHGIKDSEVHHCDKAINEVEALAHDKLNEPSFGTESAAVQDVGSGDRNAIHRTAKRISLTCRVVLKVHKNIFKF, from the exons ATGGAAGGAAATTTGAATGAATTTCTAGTAGGGCAGCTGCCAACTGTCATCTACACTCCTCATTTTATCACAGAGACTGAAGAAACCCATCTTCTACAAAAG ATTTATGAAGCCCCTTTATCAAAGTGGAAATCTTTGAAGAACAGAAGACTTCAGAATTGGG GTGGTATCGTCCACGAAAAAGGACTTCTACCCCAAGACT TGCCTCCCTGGTTAACGATGATTACACAAAGAATATCAGAAGAATCAGGGCTGTTCCCCTCAGCAATCAATCACGTTCTCATCAATGAATACCTTCCTGACCAGGGAATaatg CCCCACCAGGATGGACCTGCATATTTTCCTGTAGTAGCTATACTTTCTCTTGGATCGCCTGTTGTCATGGATTTCACTCCACATTCACGGTTAAGAACATGCACAGACACGTGGAAAAATGAAGTTGATGAGCAAAATTTTGGTCGAGAAGCTAAAGAGACTGAGACAGAACAGATGGATAATCCTGAAACTTCAGTTCTATTGATGCCTCGGAGTCTACTTATATTCAAGGACAATGCCTACTCAG ACTACTTGCATGGCATAAAAGATAGCGAGGTTCATCATTGTGATAAG GCCATAAATGAAGTTGAAGCTCTTGCACATGATAAACTCAATGAACCCTCTTTTGGCACTGAGAGTGCTGCTGTTCAAGATGTGGGAAGTGGAGATCGCAATGCCATCCATCGGACAGCAAAAAGAATTTCATTGACTTGTCGAGTAGTGTTGAAGGTTCA